A DNA window from Vigna angularis cultivar LongXiaoDou No.4 chromosome 1, ASM1680809v1, whole genome shotgun sequence contains the following coding sequences:
- the LOC108328503 gene encoding uncharacterized protein LOC108328503, which translates to MADKYHVRSISLPCRSHPSTIRVEEELSKLKTWEGTFTSTSESIQTGLSMLQDLYLSLDDLLNMPSTQQVISQHKGDKCVEEVLDGSMRILDICGITRDTMLQIKENVQALHSSLRRRKGDPSVETSVGEYKLFTKKMKKNVNKLITSLKQMDSRFGVSPLLDLDHHLAAVIRVLREVIIMNLLVFQFILSFLTVFSTNSKANKWLVVAKLMQKGIKAWEDNSGNVNELQCVEVALSSLLIEGTNDEKMQVAQEKLETLKNAIERIENSLESVFRRLIKTRASLLNIISQ; encoded by the coding sequence ATGGCAGATAAGTACCATGTTCGCTCAATTAGTTTACCTTGTAGATCACATCCTAGCACCATCAGAGTGGAGGAGGAGCTGAGCAAACTAAAAACTTGGGAAGGAACATTCACATCCACCTCAGAGTCCATTCAAACTGGCCTATCCATGCTTCAAGATTTGTACCTTTCCTTGGATGATCTTCTCAACATGCCATCCACCCAACAAGTGATTTCCCAACACAAAGGTGACAAGTGCGTGGAAGAGGTGTTGGATGGTTCCATGAGAATCTTGGATATATGTGGGATCACAAGGGACACCATGCTGCAAATTAAGGAAAATGTCCAAGCCCTTCACTCTTCCCTtcgaagaagaaaaggagatcCGAGTGTCGAAACGAGTGTGGGTGAGTACAAGTTGTTCaccaagaagatgaagaagaatgtCAATAAGTTGATCACATCGTTAAAGCAGATGGATAGCAGATTTGGGGTGTCCCCACTTTTGGATCTTGATCACCACCTTGCTGCTGTGATTAGAGTGCTTAGGGAAGTCATTATAATGAACTTGTTAGTATTTCAGTTTATTTTGTCATTCTTGACAGTGTTTTCAACGAATTCTAAGGCAAACAAATGGTTGGTTGTGGCAAAATTGATGCAGAAGGGGATCAAAGCATGGGAAGACAACTCGGGGAATGTGAACGAGTTGCAGTGTGTTGAAGTAGCTTTGAGTAGTCTTCTGATTGAGGGCACTAATGATGAGAAGATGCAGGTGGCGCAGGAAAAATTGGAGACTTTGAAGAATGCTATTGAAAGAATTGAGAATAGTTTGGAGAGTGTGTTTAGGCGCTTGATTAAGACTAGAGCTTCTCTTCTCAACATAATCTCCCAGTAG
- the LOC128194975 gene encoding uncharacterized protein LOC128194975, with amino-acid sequence MANNKYHVRSISLPSRSHPSTIRVEEELSKLKTWEGTSTPSLQSIQNGLSLLQELYIALDDLLNMSSTQQVISLHKGHKCVEEVLDGSMRILDMCGITRDTLLQIKENVQALHSALRRRKGDSSVETSVAEYKFFAKKMKKNVNKLITSLKHMDAKFGVSPLLDLDHHLASVTRVLREVIVINLSVFQSILSFLTVSSSKSKATKWLLVAKLMHKGVKPSEENSENDNELHSVEMALSTLLNESTHDESIRVAHERLEALENAIESVENGLESVFRRLIKTRASLLNIISQ; translated from the coding sequence ATGGCAAATAATAAGTACCATGTTCGCTCAATTAGTTTACCTTCTAGATCTCATCCTAGCACCATTAGAGTAGAGGAGGAGCTGAGCAAGCTAAAGACTTGGGAAGGAACATCCACACCCTCTTTACAGTCCATTCAGAACGGCCTATCCTTGCTTCAAGAACTCTACATTGCGTTGGATGATCTTCTCAACATGTCATCCACCCAACAAGTGATTTCTCTCCACAAAGGTCACAAATGTGTGGAAGAAGTGTTGGATGGTTCTATGAGAATTTTAGATATGTGCGGCATCACAAGGGACACCTTGTTGCAGATTAAGGAAAATGTCCAGGCCCTTCACTCTGCCCTTCGAAGAAGGAAAGGAGATTCGAGTGTTGAAACAAGTGTGGCCGAGTACAAATTCTTcgcgaagaagatgaagaagaatgtGAACAAGTTGATCACATCATTGAAGCATATGGATGCCAAGTTTGGGGTGTCACCACTTTTGGATCTTGATCACCACCTTGCGTCTGTGACTAGAGTGCTTAGGGAAGTCATTGTGATCAACTTGTCAGTATTTCAATCTATTTTGTCATTCTTGACCGTGTCTTCATCGAAATCGAAGGCAACCAAATGGTTGCTGGTGGCAAAATTGATGCACAAGGGGGTAAAACCATCTGAGGAAAACTCAGAGAATGACAATGAGTTGCATTCTGTGGAAATGGCTTTGAGCACTCTTCTAAATGAAAGCACTCATGATGAGAGCATTCGGGTAGCGCATGAAAGATTGGAGGCTTTGGAGAATGCCATTGAAAGTGTTGAGAATGGCTTGGAGAGTGTTTTTAGGCGCTTGATTAAAACCAGAGCTTCCCTTCTCAATATAATCTCCCAGTAG
- the LOC108342151 gene encoding uncharacterized protein LOC108342151 — translation MEAFSALPNAHQPVRSISLPTRVHPSSQRVEELLNHLRPHHLPQSVSRTTCLEAETIQSDLVVLAELYNCMEELFHSPQTQQALLHYQNGKLVEEALGGSVTLLDACGSGRDLLLGLKEQVQSLQSAMRRRRGDSSIEKSICEYNSFRKKAKKDIAKQLGAMKRMENKVNCCSLMSQTQDQHLIFEAKVLKEASIITISIFRSLLLFLSMPGLRTKGTSVISKLKPTRLFSSEKEQKNTNVVDLSAVCSLLGRGKHSDAKVELQSTLRVLQTLNVCIDGLESELDCLFRRIVQNRVSFLNMLAH, via the coding sequence ATGGAAGCTTTTTCTGCATTGCCAAATGCTCATCAACCAGTGAGGTCCATTAGTTTGCCCACCAGAGTGCACCCTTCTTCTCAAAGAGTTGAAGAACTTTTGAACCATCTTAGGCCTCACCATCTTCCCCAGTCTGTCTCAAGAACCACATGCTTGGAAGCAGAGACAATTCAAAGCGATTTGGTTGTGCTTGCTGAGTTGTATAACTGCATGGAGGAACTCTTCCATTCTCCACAGACCCAACAAGCACTTCTGCACTACCAAAATGGGAAGCTAGTGGAAGAGGCATTGGGTGGCTCAGTCACACTCCTTGATGCATGTGGCAGTGGAAGGGATTTGTTGTTGGGTCTAAAAGAACAAGTGCAAAGTCTTCAGTCAGCCATGCGTAGAAGAAGAGGAGATTCAAGCATTGAGAAAAGCATCTGTGAATATAATAGCTTCAGGAAGAAGGCCAAGAAGGATATTGCCAAGCAACTGGGGGCAATGAAGAGAATGGAGAATAAAGTTAATTGTTGTTCTCTAATGAGTCAAACTCAAGATCAGCATTTGATATTCGAAGCCAAAGTTCTAAAAGAAGCAAGCATCATCACTATCTCTATATTCCGTTCTCTTTTGCTGTTCCTGTCAATGCCAGGACTCAGAACAAAAGGGACCTCCGTGATCTCAAAGCTAAAGCCAACCAGGTTGTTTTCTTCAGAGAAAGAACAGAAGAACACAAATGTTGTGGACCTTAGTGCCGTGTGCTCCCTCCTTGGAAGAGGAAAACACAGTGATGCCAAGGTTGAACTTCAAAGTACTCTAAGAGTGTTACAGACATTGAATGTTTGCATTGATGGTCTTGAAAGTGAATTAGATTGCCTCTTCAGACGTATAGTTCAAAATAGAGTGTCATTTCTTAATATGCTTGCTCATTAG